The sequence TATCTGACATCGGCCTCCAATGTAACGGGAACGCTTATGCCTCTGGCAGAGGTCGGTAAGATCGCCCGCAAAAACAACCTGATCTTCTGCGTCGATGCCGCCCAGTGCGCGGGCTCCTTCCCGCTGAACGTTGAGGAACTGGGGATTGATCTCCTCGCCTTCACGGGGCACAAGGCCCTTTATGGCCCCCAGGGCACCGGCGGTCTGTATATCCGGGAAGGACTGGAGGGCAGTATCCGGCCGCTGATGACCGGGGGGACAGGCAGCCGTTCCGAGTTCGAGGAACAGCCGGATTTTATGCCTGATAAATTTGAATCCGGGACACCCAATGCCGTCGGTCTGGCCGGGCTGGAAGCGGGAGTGCGCTGCGTTCTGGAGCGGGGAGTGGCACAGATAAGGGCTCAGGAGCTTCATCTCACGGAATTGCTCCTCGACGGCCTGAAGGCCGTTCCGGGGATTGTCCTCTTCGGTCCGGAAGCCCCCTCCCGGCGGATTGCCGTCATTTCCTTCGCGATTCAGGGCTTATCCCCTGCGGACATCGCCCTGGCCCTGGACGAAGAGGATAACATCATGTGCCGCCCCGGATTACATTGCGCCCCAGCAGCCCATAAGACCATCGGGACTTTTCCTGTGGGAACAACACGTTTCAGTTTAGGGGTTTTTAATACGGAGGAACAGGTGAACACCGCCCTGGAAGCGATCAATCGTCTGGCAGGACAGGCCCGACGGAACATCTGAAAAAGGAGAAGAAGATCATGGAGGAATTTATCGATGCCCGGGGACTGGCCTGCCCGCAGCCCGTCATTCTCACGAAAAAGGCCCTGGAACAACAAGATGAGTTGAGAGTCCGGGTGGACAACATCGCCGCCGTGGAAAACGTGAAACGACTGGCAAAGTCTCAGGGTTGTCAGGTGACGGTCCAGGAGGAAAAGGACCGTACGTGGACCCTTTCTCTGATTCGAGAAGAAGGAGTGGAAGCCAGCCCAGACTCCCCGGAAATCGTCTGTGATGTGGCAGTGCAGACGGAGGGGGAGCCATTGG comes from Syntrophus gentianae and encodes:
- a CDS encoding aminotransferase class V-fold PLP-dependent enzyme; protein product: MPSQNIIYFDNAATSWPKPEATFQAMENYLRHYGGNPGRSGHRLSLDAARIVLAAREAVAELFGIEDALRVVFTKNGTEALNLAIYGLLQPGDHVITSSMEHNSVMRPLRTLEKQGVEMTVLPCSATGELDPGDIAPALRPNTRAIYLTSASNVTGTLMPLAEVGKIARKNNLIFCVDAAQCAGSFPLNVEELGIDLLAFTGHKALYGPQGTGGLYIREGLEGSIRPLMTGGTGSRSEFEEQPDFMPDKFESGTPNAVGLAGLEAGVRCVLERGVAQIRAQELHLTELLLDGLKAVPGIVLFGPEAPSRRIAVISFAIQGLSPADIALALDEEDNIMCRPGLHCAPAAHKTIGTFPVGTTRFSLGVFNTEEQVNTALEAINRLAGQARRNI